Proteins from a single region of Hordeum vulgare subsp. vulgare chromosome 6H, MorexV3_pseudomolecules_assembly, whole genome shotgun sequence:
- the LOC123404189 gene encoding probable LRR receptor-like serine/threonine-protein kinase At1g51810, whose amino-acid sequence MVINFICWPSIKLAWILALLLNLLMMIQVHGQPPSSGFISIDCGLRNSSSYNDSATGLRFDPDGGFVEGGMRKQISQEFMANATNEQQKTLRSFPNGSRNCYTLPSTIGKKYLLRAIFTYGNYDGLNKTLDGSPFLFGLHIGVNFWEAVNLTSIKPSTMVWKEVLTVAPSNSVSVCLVNFGSGIPFISALELRPLEDTMYPFFNTSVSISLYSRYRLGNVTDLITRYPTDNYDRFWQNHATEYPWMDINTTNKVETLPGNNLFNIPSVIMQDALTLHDMNKSGLIDYSTAHPNIDTKSLQLLPIFHFAEINGSNPNRRFDIYSAGELLFSDFSPSRFQVDSLYQNGRFLHNPNASFLLKKTGTSTLPPLINAQEVYFLVRMDNLTTDTKDVNYMKEVKNHYNLTRINWKGDPCSPREYSWEGLTCDYSKSNQNPTIVSVNLSASGLKGGLAVSFMNMVSLENLDLSHNNLTGAIPDYRLNSLKILNLSNNQLVGPIPDSILRRFQAGLLDLRLEGNPVCSKFKDTYCSNKRKNTIQTMVIAVMVPVVLVSLLVLMCIIRKFCWGGKSDHEDYAMYEEETSLHVDLRRFTYVELKLITNDFQSIIGKGGFGIVYHGNLENGDEVAVKVLMETSIAESTDFLPEVETLSKVHHKNLVTLKGYCQNKKCLALIYDFMSRGNLQQLIRGGDDYSLNWQQRLHIALDAAQGLEYLHESCTPSIVHRDVKTPNILLDKNLVGIISDFGLSRAFNDAHTHISTVAAGTLGYLDPEYHATFQLTVKTDVYSFGIVLLEIITGQPPVLMEPQTFHLPNWVRHKIAMGNIHDIVDKRLLDQYDASSLQSVVELAMNCVENASIDRPTMAEVVSRLKELLPVVSSGKLSSSASTSSMNPMDAEIRRQFQFTISGVSNEENSFRSGYNGGMSALIPLSGR is encoded by the exons ATGGTGATCAATTTCATTTGCTGGCCAAGTATCAAACTGGCATGGATCTTGGCGCTGCTGCTCAACCTGCTCATGATGATTCAAGTCCACGGCCAGCCTCCTTCTTCTG GGTTCATAAGCATCGACTGTGGTTTGAGAAATAGCAGTTCCTACAACGACAGCGCCACCGGGCTACGGTTCGATCCTGACGGTGGATTTGTCGAGGGTGGCATGAGAAAACAGATATCTCAAGAGTTTATGGCTAATGCCACAAATGAGCAACAAAAAACCCTGAGGAGCTTCCCTAATGGCTCAAGGAATTGCTATACATTGCCATCCACCATCGGTAAGAAGTATCTATTGAGAGCCATATTTACTTATGGCAACTATGATGGGTTGAACAAGACTCTGGACGGGTCGCCGTTTCTGTTTGGGCTCCATATCGGCGTTAATTTCTGGGAGGCggtgaacttgacaagcatcaaACCATCGACTATGGTATGGAAGGAGGTGCTCACCGTTGCTCCGAGCAACTCCGTCTCCGTCTGCTTGGTAAACTTCGGTTCAGGGATTCCCTTCATATCGGCGTTGGAGCTAAGACCACTCGAAGATACGATGTACCCTTTTTTCAATACTTCTGTGTCAATCAGCCTTTATAGTCGATACAGATTGGGCAACGTCACCGACTTAATCACAAG GTATCCAACGGACAATTATGATCGCTTCTGGCAAAACCACGCCACAGAGTACCCCTGGATGGACATCAACACTACCAATAAAGTGGAGACCCTCCCTGGCAACAACTTGTTCAATATACCGTCTGTCATCATGCAGGATGCCTTGACCTTACACGACATGAACAAGTCCGGGTTGATTGACTACTCGACAGCACATCCCAACATAGACACTAAGAGCCTGCAGCTTCTCCCAATCTTTCACTTTGCCGAGATCAATGGGAGCAACCCAAACAGGAGGTTCGACATCTACAGCGCCGGCGAATTGCTCTTCTCAGACTTCTCCCCTTCACGATTCCAGGTGGACAGCCTGTACCAGAACGGCCGGTTCTTGCACAACCCAAATGCAAGCTTTCTCCTGAAGAAGACGGGCACGTCGACACTCCCGCCGTTGATCAATGCGCAAGAGGTGTACTTCCTCGTTCGGATGGATAACCTCACTACTGACACGAAAGATG TCAATTACATGAAAGAAGTCAAGAACCACTACAATTTGACACGAATAAACTGGAAAGGAGATCCCTGCTCCCCAAGAGAATATTCCTGGGAAGGTTTGACTTGCGACTACTCAAAGAGCAACCAGAATCCTACGATTGTTTCAGT AAACCTCTCTGCGAGTGGATTGAAAGGTGGATTAGCCGTATCATTCATGAACATGGTATCACTAGAAAACCT GGATTTATCACACAACAATTTGACGGGAGCTATTCCAGACTATCGACTAAATTCACTCAAAATTCT CAACTTGTCAAACAACCAGCTCGTTGGGCCAATCCCCGATTCTATTCTTCGAAGATTTCAGGCTGGTTTGCTTGATTTAAG ATTGGAAGGCAACCCCGTATGCTCAAAATTCAAAGATACATACTGCtcaaataagaggaagaacaccataCAAACAATGGTTATCGCAGTGATGGTTCCCGTGGTACTGGTATCCCTTCTGGTATTGATGTGCATAATCCGGAAGTTTTGTTGGGGAG GTAAGTCAGACCATGAGGATTATGCCATGTATGAAGAGGAAACTTCCCTACATGTTGACCTCAGACGATTCACGTACGTAGAGCTCAAGCTCATAACAAACGACTTCCAATCAATAATTGGAAAAGGAGGTTTTGGTATTGTTTATCATGGCAATCTGGAAAATGGTGATGAAGTAGCTGTTAAGGTTCTGATGGAAACATCAATAGCGGAGTCAACAGACTTCCTACCTGAG GTTGAAACATTGTCCAAAGTTCATCACAAGAATCTTGTGACTTTGAAAGGATATTGCCAAAACAAGAAGTGCCTCGCTCTCATTTATGACTTCATGTCGAGGGGGAATCTTCAACAGCTCATAAGAGGAG GAGATGACTATAGTTTGAATTGGCAACAACGACTTCATATTGCACTTGATGCTGCACAAG GGCTGGAGTATCTACACGAGTCATGCACCCCATCAATTGTTCATAGAGATGTAAAGACCCCCAACATCCTTCTAGACAAGAATCTAGTGGGGATAATATCTGATTTTGGGCTTTCCCGGgcttttaatgatgctcacacacaCATATCTACTGTTGCTGCTGGCACTCTTGGCTACCTTGACCCTGAGTACCATGCAACTTTCCAACTCACAGTCAAGACAGATGTTTACAGCTTCGGCATCGTGCTGTTGGAGATCATCACTGGTCAACCCCCAGTATTGATGGAGCCTCAAACCTTTCATCTTCCAAACTGGGTACGCCATAAGATTGCCATGGGCAATATTCATGACATCGTGGACAAGAGGTTGTTGGATCAGTACGATGCTAGTTCACTCCAAAGTGTGGTAGAACTTGCTATGAACTGTGTTGAAAACGCATCCATCGACAGGCCGACCATGGCTGAGGTTGTTTCAAGGCTCAAAGAGTTGTTGCCGGTAGTTTCAAGCGGAAAGTTGTCTTCTTCCGCTTCAACTAGTAGTATGAACCCCATGGATGCTGAAATTCGAAGGCAATTTCAATTCACGATTTCTGGAGTAAGCAACGAGGAGAACTCATTCCGGTCTGGTTATAACGGTGGGATGTCAGCATTAATCCCTTTATCCGGACGTTGA